The sequence TGCTCTTGTTCTCCCGGGTAGACGATTTCCACCCGCTTGCCCGGCATTTCCAGGGCGATGCGCTGTAACACGCCGGGAAGGCCCAGGCAGTGGTCGCCGTGGAAGTGTGAGAGCAGGATGTGGCTCACGCGGGAGGCGGAGACCCGGAAGAGGCCCATCTGCCGCTGGGTGCCCTCGCCTGGATCCAGCAGCAGCCCTGCCTCGTCCCAGGCCAGGAAGTGGCCAGAGTGATTGCGGTCGCGGGTGGGCACCCTGGACGATGTGCCCAGGACCCGGAGGCGGCGTTCGCTCATGCCGTCTTTGTATGGAAGGGCCCGCCCGGCGGCAAGCCCTGGTTATTTGGTGTGCTTTTCCGCAGAGACGGTGTTGCCCGAATCCTCTGCCTTGCCCGCCTCGAAGTCCGAGATGTTTTGCAGCGTGATGCGGCTGATGGACTCCATGGCCTCCTCGGTGAAGAAGGCTTGGTGCCCGGTGACAATGACGTTGGGCATGATGAGCAACCGGGTCAGGAGATCGTCGTCGATGACCTTGCCGGACAGGTCCTGGTAGAAGATATCCGACTCCTCCTCGTAGACGTCGATGGCCATGCCCCCCAGGCTTCCCGATTTGAGGGCCTCGATGGCGGCCTCGGTGTCCACCAGCTTGCCCCGACTGGTGTTGACCAGCATGGCTCCGCGCTTCATGCCCGAGAGGGCCTTCTCGTCGACGAGGTGATGCGTCTTGGGAGTGAGGGGAAGGTGCAGGGAGACGATATCCGAGCGGGACAAGAGGTCCTTGAGGGGCACGTACCCCACTCCCATATCCTTCACGTCGTCCCGCTCCGAACGGGAATGGGCCAGTACGGAACAACCGAAACCCCGCATGATGCGGCACATGACCGTGCCTATCTTGCCCGTGCCGATGACGCCCACGGTCTTGCCGTGCAGGTCGAAGCCAAGCAGCCCCTCCAGGGAGAAATTCTTTTCCCGCACCCGGTTGAAGGAGCGGTGGATTTTGCGGTCCAGGGCCAGGACCAGACCCACTGTGTGCTCGGCCACGGCGTGGGGGGAGTAGTCCGGCACCCGCATCACCGTCATGCCCAGTTCTCCGGCCTTGGTCAGGTCCACGTTGTTGAACCCGGCACACCGCAGGGCCACCAGCCGGGTGCCGCCGCCGTGAAGGGTCTGCAGGATGTCCGCGTCCAGGCGGTCGTTCACAAAGCAGCAAACCCCTTCGTATCCCTCGGCCAGACGGGCCGTTTCCGGCAGCAGCCGGGGTTCGAAATAATCGAGTTGGTGGTCGAACTCCTGGTTGGCCTGGTCAAAGAAATCGCGATCGTGGCTCTTGGTGCTGAAAAAGGCGATGCGCATTGTTTCCGTCCGTTTCGCTTGGCTGAAGTCCGACCGGGGCGGGCGGTTCCCGCAAGGTATTACTTGTATTCCGGACGGTCGGCGATCCCAAGGTGAGAAAGAGGCCAGTTTCCGGGGAGGTGGCGAGACGGGCCCGTGGGCCTGACGAACGTTTCCGGCGTTTGCCCACTCCAATTCGGACTTCTGCGGGAGGGTGTTGTTGAATGGGCAATCAAACAAGTCGGAATGCCCGCAAGCCTTGTTTGAGTGCACAATCACGCCCAAGTAAGTATGATATTTAATTCATTGATTGCAAATGAATGCCTTGTGAATCTTTTTCCACAGTTTTGCCCGCGCCACATGTTACACGAATAATAATTTAGTGTTACTCCGGCCGATTTGGCTTGTCACACGCACCACTGAAATGTATAGAGGGTCAGCTTTGAGCACGATGGGGATACATGCGGTTGAAAGATATGCAGAATCGGAAGGCGCACGGCGCCACTGCCAGACCGTGACGGGATGATCGGGTCGCGAGGCTATACGCCTTGCGGCCCTTTTTTTTGTTCTCTTCTCCGGGGGGATTGGAACCGGGCAAGGGAACGTGGCGGATAGGGAAGCAACCCGCAAAGGAGGAAACCATGGCGAAAGTGGGTGTGTACGTCTGTCATTGCGGCTCGAACATCGCCGGTGTGATCGATGTCGAGGCCGTACGGGCGTTCGCCGAGACGCTGCCTGACGTGGTCGTTTCACGAAAAGACCTCTTCATGTGCTCGGACTCGGGACAGGAACTCATCAAGCAGGACATCAAGGACGGCGTGGTGGACCGCGTCGTGGTCGCGGCCTGCACGCCGCGCACGCACGAGCCCATTTTCCGGGGCGTCTGTGAGTCCGCAGGCCTGAACAAGTATCTCTTTGAGATGGCCAACATCCGCGACCAGTCCAGCTGGGTCCATCCGCAGGACCCCTCCGGGGCCACGGAGAAGGCCAAGATGGTCGTGTCCTCGGCCGTGGGCAAGGCAGCCCGGCTCAAGCCCCTCGAGGACAAGTTCGTGGACGTCACCCAGAAGGCCATGGTGGTCGGCGGCGGCGTGGGCGGCATCTTCTCCGCCCTGGAGCTGGCCAACATGGGCTACAAGACCTACCTCGTGGAGAAGGACCCCAGCATCGGCGGCGTGATGGCCCAGCTGGACAAGACCTTCCCCACCAACGACTGCTCCGCCTGCATCCTGACCCCGGTCATGGTCGAGGCGGGAAGCCACCCCAACATCGAGCTCATGACCTACTCCGAGATCGATGACGTGGAGGGCTTCATCGGCAACTACAACGTCAAGGTCCGCCGCAAGCAGACCTACATCGACTGGAAGAAGTGCACCGGCTGCGGCGCCTGCGTGGACGTCTGCCCGGGCAAGGCCCCGGACAAGTTTGACGCCGGGCTCTCCAAGCGGTCCGCCGCCTACATCCACTTCCCCCAGGCCGTGCCCAAGAAGGCCGTGGTGGACATGGACTCCTGCCTCAACTGCGCCGGGCGCAAAATCGGCAGCGAGCCCAAAACCTCCAAAAAGACCGGCGAGCCCATGTACGCCCCGTGCGAGAAGGCCTGCCCCGCAGATGCCGTTGACCGCTCCATCAACTACAATCCCGAAGGGGAGATCGTTGAGGTGGACGTGGGCACCATCGTCGTGGCCACCGGCTACAAGGTCATGGAGAAAGACTGCTTCAAGGAGCTGGCTCCCCAGCACTCCAACGTCATGACCGCCCTGCAGTTGGAGCGGCTCATCTCCGCCACCGGCCCTACCGGAGGCAAGCTGCTCAAGCCCTCCAACAACGAAAAGCCCAAGACCATCAACTTCGTCTCCTGCGTTGGCTCCCGCGACGTCAATCACCACACCTACTGCTCGCGGGTGTGCTGCATGTACATGATAAAACAGGCCCGGCTCCTCAAGGAGAAGTACCCGGACCTCGACATCTACATGCACTTTATCGACGTGCGCACCGCTGGCAAGGACTACGACGAGTACTACACCGGCGCGCGGCGCATGGGCATCAACTTCCTCAAGGGCAAGGTCGGCTCCATCCAGACCCTCGACGACGACAAGATGCGCGTGGTGGCCTACGACATGGAGCACGGCGAGAACGTCGAGATCGAATCCGACATGGTCATCCTGGCCACGGCCATCGAGCAGACCGAGAGCGCCAAGGGCTTGGCCCAGAAGCTCGGCCTGCAGTTCGACGGTTCCGGCTTCTTCAAGGAAATGCACCCCAAGCTCGGACCGGTGGAGACCGCCACCCAGGGCATCTACCTGGCCGGCTGCTGCCAGGGCCCCAAGGACATCCCGGACACCGTTTCCCAGGCCAAGGGCGCTGCCGCCGCGGCCGCCGTTCCGCTGGCCCAGGGCAAGGTCAAGATCGAGCCGATCATCTCCGAGGTGCACGCCGAGAAGTGCTCCGGCTGCGGCATCTGCGTGCCGTTGTGCCCGTACTCGGCCATCTCCATGAAGACCTTCGCCGACAGGCCCCGCGCCGAGATCGACATCACCCAGTGCAAGGGGTGCGGCGTGTGCACGGCCACCTGTCCCAGCGCTGCCATCGTGCTGCACGGCTACGAGGAAGAACAGATCATGGCCCAGATCGCGGCCCTGACCAGCTAGGAGGAACGAGATGGCGATTCAGCTGTCCAAGGATAAAATCGACGAGGCCATCAACACCATCATCGAATACGGTGGCGACGGCATCCAGCGCTGCGTGCAGTGCGGTGCCTGCTCCTCGGTCTGCCCCGGCGTGCAGGCCGGTTTCCCCGTGCTCTGCCGCCTGCTGATCAAGAAGCTGCAGGACGGGCTGCTGGAGGACATCATCGAGGAGCAGTCCTCTTGGGGGTGCCAGAACTGCAACCGCTGCACCGAGGTCTGCCCGCAGGGCGTGCGGCCGCAGGAAGTGGTCATCGCCTTCCGCCGCTACCAGGCCAATGAACTGGCCTTCTCCACCTCCACCGTTTCCGCGCAGATGCAGCTGCACGACATCGGCCACGCCGTCTTCACCGAGGCAGGCGAGCTGCGTGAGGGCGTGGGACTTCCCGGCAAGGCGCCCACCTCGGCGTACAACGAGAAGGCCCAAGAGGAGATTCAGGCCATCCTGGACAACAGCCCCATGGCCGAGCTGGGGCTCTTCTAAAAGGAGCGGACAATGGAAAACTACGGACTCTTCCTGGGGTGCAACATCCCCTTCAAGGCTCCTGACATAGAGCAGTCCTTCCGCAAGGCCCTGCCCGCCCTGGGCATCGGCCTGGAAGACCTGGAGGGTGCCTCCTGCTGCCCCGCCTGGGGTACCGCGCCCTCCTTCGACAAGCCCACCTGGTGCGCCGTCTCGGGCCGCAACATCACCCTGGCCGAGGACAGGGGCATCGACTTGGTGACTGGCTGCAACTCCTGCTACGGCATCCTCTCGGAAGCCAAGCACTTCATGGACGCCCACCCCGAGCTGAAGAAGAAGGCCAACGAACTGCTGGCCCACGCCGGGCGGGAGTACAAAGGCACCTCGGAGATCTACCACGTCTCCCAGGTGCTGCATGAAATGGTGGGGCCCGAGAAGATCAAGCAGAACATCAAGTACGACCTGGAAGGCCTGAAGGTCGCGGTGCAGCCCGGCTGCCACCAGCTCTGGCCCTCCGATGCCTACAAGATCAAAGAGGACAACCCCTACGAGCCCACCCAGCTCCGCGAGCTGGCCGAGGCCCTGGGCGCCAGCGCGCCGCACTACTCGCGTCTGTCCTCCTGCTGCGGCATGGGCGGCATGCGCACCGCGGACGTGGAGAAGTCCCTGGGGCTGTTCGCCGAGAAGATGCGTTCCATCATCGAGGAGCTGGATCCGGACATCATCGTCACCACCTGTTCCTCCTGCTTCCTGCAGTTCGATATGTCCCAGCCCATCCTCCAGGAGCGCGGGCTGATCCCCAAGTCCGTGCCGGTGTTCTACTACACCCAGCTCCTGGCCCTGGCCATGGGCTTCGACCCCAAGGAAGTGGCGGCCATTTCCAAGACGCCGCGCGAGGACATCATCAAGGAGATCCAGAGCGAGAAGCGCCTGGTGAAGGAGGTCGCCTAGCCATGCCGTGGACTCCCAACATCGTCGGATTCGCTTGCCAGTGGTGCACCTACGCCGGGGCGGACCTGGCCGGGAACCTGCGCTGCAAGTATCCCCCGACCATCAAGCTCATCAAGGTTCCCTGCTCCGGCACCGTGGAGCCCGAGTTCATCCTGGAAGCCCTGCGCCGCGGCGCGGACGGCGTCCTGGTGGGCGGCTGCCACTTCGGCGACTGCCACTACAAGGAAGGCAACTACAAGACCTCGCGCCGCATGATGCTGCTCAAGAAGCTCATCGAGGACGAGGGCTTCGATTCCCGCCGTTTCCGGCTGGAGTGGATCTCCGGCGCAGAGGGCATGAAGTTCGCCGAGGTGGTCACGGAATTCACCGACCAGCTCACCGAACTCGGCCCCAACCCGGTCAAGGAAGCCGTCAAGGCCTAGTGCCCGGCGTGAAGACACCACAAGGAGATACCAATGGCTGACAAAGTGAAGGTTGGCATCCTGTTGGCCGGTGGCTGCGCGGGCTGCGAGATGGCCCTGGTGGACCTCTCCGAGCGCTTGGTGGACGCCCTCGACGCCCTCGAGATCGTCTTCTGGGCCCCCACCGCCGCCGACGTGAAATACAAGGACCTCGAAGCCATGCCCGACGACTTCATCGATGTCGGGTTCGTGGACGGCATGGTCCGCAACTCCGAGAACAAGCACACCGTCGAGGTGCTGCGCAAGAAGTCCAAGGTGCTGATCGGCTACGGCGCCTGCGCCGGGCTGGGCGGCATCGCCGCCATGGGCGACCTCCACACCCAGGAGGAACTGTTCAACACCGCCTACAAGGACTCCTGGTCCACGGACAACCCGGACGGCGTCATGCCCACCCCGGAGTACACCCTGGAAGGCAAGTACGACCTGACCATCCCGTCCTTCACCGACCGCGTCTACACCGTGGACGAGCTGGTGGACGTGGACTATTTCGTGGGCGGCTGCCCGCCGCACCACGAGCACGTCATGAAGGCCATCGAGCTGTTGCTCTCGGGTCAACTTCCCGCCAAGGGCTCCTGGCTTACCGGCGGCAAGGCCGTGTGCGACGTGTGCAAGCGCAACCCCGCCGAGACCGGCGAGACCCGACGCCCCGTGGGCAAGGTCTACCGCATGATCGACGGGCAGCCCGA is a genomic window of Desulfohalovibrio reitneri containing:
- a CDS encoding 2-hydroxyacid dehydrogenase, whose product is MRIAFFSTKSHDRDFFDQANQEFDHQLDYFEPRLLPETARLAEGYEGVCCFVNDRLDADILQTLHGGGTRLVALRCAGFNNVDLTKAGELGMTVMRVPDYSPHAVAEHTVGLVLALDRKIHRSFNRVREKNFSLEGLLGFDLHGKTVGVIGTGKIGTVMCRIMRGFGCSVLAHSRSERDDVKDMGVGYVPLKDLLSRSDIVSLHLPLTPKTHHLVDEKALSGMKRGAMLVNTSRGKLVDTEAAIEALKSGSLGGMAIDVYEEESDIFYQDLSGKVIDDDLLTRLLIMPNVIVTGHQAFFTEEAMESISRITLQNISDFEAGKAEDSGNTVSAEKHTK
- a CDS encoding CoB--CoM heterodisulfide reductase iron-sulfur subunit A family protein; the encoded protein is MAKVGVYVCHCGSNIAGVIDVEAVRAFAETLPDVVVSRKDLFMCSDSGQELIKQDIKDGVVDRVVVAACTPRTHEPIFRGVCESAGLNKYLFEMANIRDQSSWVHPQDPSGATEKAKMVVSSAVGKAARLKPLEDKFVDVTQKAMVVGGGVGGIFSALELANMGYKTYLVEKDPSIGGVMAQLDKTFPTNDCSACILTPVMVEAGSHPNIELMTYSEIDDVEGFIGNYNVKVRRKQTYIDWKKCTGCGACVDVCPGKAPDKFDAGLSKRSAAYIHFPQAVPKKAVVDMDSCLNCAGRKIGSEPKTSKKTGEPMYAPCEKACPADAVDRSINYNPEGEIVEVDVGTIVVATGYKVMEKDCFKELAPQHSNVMTALQLERLISATGPTGGKLLKPSNNEKPKTINFVSCVGSRDVNHHTYCSRVCCMYMIKQARLLKEKYPDLDIYMHFIDVRTAGKDYDEYYTGARRMGINFLKGKVGSIQTLDDDKMRVVAYDMEHGENVEIESDMVILATAIEQTESAKGLAQKLGLQFDGSGFFKEMHPKLGPVETATQGIYLAGCCQGPKDIPDTVSQAKGAAAAAAVPLAQGKVKIEPIISEVHAEKCSGCGICVPLCPYSAISMKTFADRPRAEIDITQCKGCGVCTATCPSAAIVLHGYEEEQIMAQIAALTS
- a CDS encoding 4Fe-4S dicluster domain-containing protein, with product MAIQLSKDKIDEAINTIIEYGGDGIQRCVQCGACSSVCPGVQAGFPVLCRLLIKKLQDGLLEDIIEEQSSWGCQNCNRCTEVCPQGVRPQEVVIAFRRYQANELAFSTSTVSAQMQLHDIGHAVFTEAGELREGVGLPGKAPTSAYNEKAQEEIQAILDNSPMAELGLF
- a CDS encoding CoB--CoM heterodisulfide reductase iron-sulfur subunit B family protein, producing the protein MENYGLFLGCNIPFKAPDIEQSFRKALPALGIGLEDLEGASCCPAWGTAPSFDKPTWCAVSGRNITLAEDRGIDLVTGCNSCYGILSEAKHFMDAHPELKKKANELLAHAGREYKGTSEIYHVSQVLHEMVGPEKIKQNIKYDLEGLKVAVQPGCHQLWPSDAYKIKEDNPYEPTQLRELAEALGASAPHYSRLSSCCGMGGMRTADVEKSLGLFAEKMRSIIEELDPDIIVTTCSSCFLQFDMSQPILQERGLIPKSVPVFYYTQLLALAMGFDPKEVAAISKTPREDIIKEIQSEKRLVKEVA
- a CDS encoding hydrogenase iron-sulfur subunit produces the protein MPWTPNIVGFACQWCTYAGADLAGNLRCKYPPTIKLIKVPCSGTVEPEFILEALRRGADGVLVGGCHFGDCHYKEGNYKTSRRMMLLKKLIEDEGFDSRRFRLEWISGAEGMKFAEVVTEFTDQLTELGPNPVKEAVKA
- a CDS encoding F420-nonreducing hydrogenase, which encodes MADKVKVGILLAGGCAGCEMALVDLSERLVDALDALEIVFWAPTAADVKYKDLEAMPDDFIDVGFVDGMVRNSENKHTVEVLRKKSKVLIGYGACAGLGGIAAMGDLHTQEELFNTAYKDSWSTDNPDGVMPTPEYTLEGKYDLTIPSFTDRVYTVDELVDVDYFVGGCPPHHEHVMKAIELLLSGQLPAKGSWLTGGKAVCDVCKRNPAETGETRRPVGKVYRMIDGQPDPDKCLLQQGYICFGPITQGDCGSACLSANVPCRGCGGPLPGVKDYGARCLQTIASALADDASTEELMAKYPQLAKFVYRYSYTTGKIDRKTPAA